AAGGGCTGCCTTTCTTCCAGGTTCGCCGCGAGGAGCTCCGCGATGTCCTCCCAGCAGAGCGCCGGTGCCGCCAAAGGCTTTTCCAAGGGGTCGTCCCAGGGCCCCGCTCCGTGTcccgcccccgcgcccgccccgtcctcctcctcctcctgctgcgaCGGCTGCTGCGGCAGCTCGGGCTGCTGCGGCTCCGGCTCCACCGGCTGCTGCTGCTTTCCGCTGAGGCGCCGCCGGCAGCGGGGGtcgcggctgctgctgctgcggggGCGGCAGCCAGAGGTCGCAGCGCTCCTGCAACACGGGCTCGGGCTGCTGCTCGGGCGGCTGCTGAGACGGCCCATGGTCCCCAAGAGCTGCGCTAGGGCGACCCGCCCAGCGGAGAGCCCCCCACCCCGCTTCTCCTCTCGGCAGTGATGACAGCTCCCAGGCGGGCCTCAGGGCTTCCCCCGCCCCCCAAGGTTAATTGCACTTTGATGTTCAGAAACCCATCCTATTTTCAAGCCCCACAAAACTCCCTGACCCCCATGTGACTTTTCTCCCTGGGGATCAGAGAATCATGAGCGGGACACTGGACCCTACTGTCTGCAGGGGCTCGCAcacagcaggtgttcaataaatgtccaCTGATTTGACTGTTCTTTGAAGATGTCATAATAAAGTGTCTACCTCCTGGCAACTGCTTTCCTATTTGTTCCTTCGCTTGTGTTGTATTTATCAACCTTGTTCTCTTACCTCATCCACTACCTCTCACCGGATAAAAAGGCTTGGAAAGTTTGTGAAAGGCAGAAAACTACAATTCGTGTCTGAACAAGAACATGGCTTTCTGGTAGTTAATTATGATAGCAGTGATCACATGTTGACTGTTTTAAGTATTCTAAGGGCTTTACATGAGAAGCAGCTTCTAATTCTCATAATGACTCACCGAGGTGGGTACTGTTATACCCATTTTATGAAAAGAAACTGAGGTTAGGTAGCTTGCTCAAAGTTACTCAGCGGGTGCATGCTGAAGACTGGACATCTGATTCCGGGGCTTATGCTCCTCACTGTTCCCCTTGGTCCCACCCAAGACTTTCTAAGTCTTGCCACTGAGGTGCCCACCCTCCTGTCCACCAGGTGCAGGCAGCTGTGTGCAAAGGTTTGAACTGGCAACACCTGggggctttggaatcaggccAGTTGAGTCTTTTATTTTGGCAAGGAGGATCATTGACTCAGTGCTTTGTTTGCTGGGTGAGAAAACTTTTCCCAAACTGAGACTTCTAGGAGACTAGGGACCACCCTCTCCAGGTCTCAACTGTGCACTGAGGCATGACCAGGGGACATGAGTTTCTGGGAGTCTCTGGGGTGCGCCATGGGAATCTCATTCTCTAGAGATGGTGGTTGTGGCAGTGGCAGGGTGTGTGGGGGGCTGTCATCCCGAATAGGTCAGAAACCCAGCTCTATGGGCATAGATTTTGCCCAACCATTTCAGGAAAGATGAAACAGGAGAACAGCATCCTCTGCATGATGTCTGCTGGGTTCAGAAAGGAAGAgataatggtgataataatagtaacaatagcTACTGTTTATTTGGCAATAATTTTGTTCCAGGCACAAAGAGAGGCTTTATTTGTTACATATATTAACAAAGTGAGTTAATATATGCATGGTAttaactttacatatattaactcacttaatccgcacaataatcttaaaataaagactcttattatttatattaatatgcaGGGGTTCAGAGAGTTCCAgtgacttggccaaagtcacacaactagtgaATGTCCAAGGCCCCCAGATGGTGAGTGAGGGAGACGCGATTCAAACCAGGACCTGTCTGCCATGAC
Above is a window of Lemur catta isolate mLemCat1 chromosome 3, mLemCat1.pri, whole genome shotgun sequence DNA encoding:
- the CRCT1 gene encoding LOW QUALITY PROTEIN: cysteine-rich C-terminal protein 1 (The sequence of the model RefSeq protein was modified relative to this genomic sequence to represent the inferred CDS: deleted 1 base in 1 codon); the encoded protein is MSSQQSAGAAKGFSKGSSQGPAPCPAPAPAPSSSSSCCDGCCGSSGCCGSGSTGCCCFPLRRRRQRGSGCCCCGGGSQRSQRSCNTGSGCCSGGC